TAGTGCCTGTTATCCTAGGATTTACCCCATCCATCTCCTGTATTCAAAAATGTGCCTTtgggccgggcacaatggctcatgactgtaatcccagcactttgggaggccgaggcaggcggatcctgaggtcaagagattgagaccatcctggccaatatggtgaaaccctgcctctataaaaaatagaaaaattagctgggcatggtggcgtgcacctgtagtcccagctactcaggaggctgaggcaggagaattgcttgagctcaggggataaaggttgtggtgagctgagattgtgccactgcactccagcctggtgacagcgagacttcatctcaaaaacaaaaacaaaaacaccaataaCCTGTGCTGCCTCCCCATGGTAGGCGAAACCTCAGCAGCCAACATTAATCTAGCACCCTCTCTGTGGCAGGTGCTGAGGACTTTCCACCAACAATCTCCCTTAATCCATCATCACAGCACACTGTGAGGCAGAAACACTGTGACCCcactttccagatgaggaaactgaaccaGTGTAATCCCACAGCTCACTGGTGGCAacacttatattttttattttattttatttttttttgagatagggtcttgctctgtctcccaaacaggagtacaacggcatgatcacggctcactgcagtcttcaacTCTCAGGCTCAGTTgaatctcctgccttagcctccactgtagctgggactacaggcatgagccaccacacccagctaatttttaaaattttttgtagagataggatcttactttgttgtccagactggcctcaaacccctgggctcaagcaatcctcccaccttggcctcccaaagtgctgggattataggtgtgagccacgcctGGCCGACACTCAAATGTGAACCCAGACCACTGAACCTCCACGTTCCCCTGCTGGGCATGGCCACTAAGAGCCAGGAAATCCACGGTCTCTGTGGACCATCCACCCCTGCCACCACCTGGCCCACCACACAGCCCTCACCATTCTCCTGGGCAAAGCGAGAGGCCTCCAGGAAAGTGACCTCCCGCTCAGGGTCCAGGTCCTTCTTGTTGCCACAGAGGATGACCACGATGTTGGGGCTGGCCAGCGTGCGGGCATCCGTCAGCCAGGCAGCCAGTGAGTTGTACGTCTCCCGGCtgtggagaagggggaggggagggaggcggTGCAGGAGAGGGGCCACCCATGCCCTGCCTCACCCACTCCAGGTACCCACCTGGTGATGTCGTATACTAGCAGGGCTCCAGCTGCCCCTCGGTAATAACTCCGCGTCACCGACCTGTGGGGCCAGGGGAACCCAGTCACCCGCAAGGCTGGGGTCTGCCCTGAGAGTGCCCCACACTGCGGGGAGAGACTGGTGGTCTGGAGGCCCCCCTCCACTGCTGGCCCACGCCTCAAAACCTGGCCTTGGTCCGATTGCCAtgcacttcctctcttcctgtatCCTTGCAGTCTGTCTCTTCGCCTCTCTCAGCTTCTATCTCACTCAGCTGGTCCGCTGCCTCTGTCTGTGAGTCtccgtctttctctctccctgcgtctctgtcttttcattggtctgttttcctctctgtttctctttcatgtgtatctttattttatttacttattgattgactgattgatgggctttctctgtagcccaggctggagggcagtggcattatcttggctcattaTAGCCTCAATCTCCTCGGCTTGGTCTCCCGAGagggatcctttcacctcagcctctggagtacctgggactaccagtgtgcaccactatatctggctaatttctttcgttctttctttcttttttttttttttttgagagggagttttgctcttgttgcccaggcgggagtgcaatagcgtgatctcagctcactgcaacctccaccaacctctacctcccggattcaagtcattctcctgcctcagcctcccgagtagctgagattacaggtgcccactaccacgcttgcctaattttgtatttttagtagaaacagggtttctccatgttggtcaggctggtcttgaactcctgacttcaggtgatccacccacctcagcctcccaaagtgctgggattacaggcatgagccacctcacccagcctaatttctttatatttttgtaaagatggcattttgctattattgcccaggctgggcttcaactcctgggctcaagtgattctcctgccttggccttggccAATGGATCTTTTTTTTGAgtgggagtctcactttgtcacctaggctggagtgcagtggcaagatctcagcttactgcaacctccacctctggggttcaagcaattctcccacctcagcctaccgagtagccaggattacagatgcataccaccatatctggctagttttttttttttttttttttttgagacggagtttcgctcttgttacccaggctggagtgcaatggcgtgatcttggctcaccacaacctcctcctcctgggttcaggcaattctcctgcctcagcctcctgagtagctgggattacaggcatgtgccaccatgcccagctaattttttgtatttttagtagagacagggtttcaccatgttgaccaggatggtctcgatctcttgacctcgtgatccacctgcctcggcctcccaaagtgctgggattacaggcttgagccaccacgcccggctagtttttgtatttttagtagagatgaggttttgccatgttggccagtctggtctcgaactcctaacctcaagtgatccacccacctcagcctcacaaagtgctgggattacaggcctgagtcaccgtgCTGGCCCTgtgtgtcatttatttatttatttatttagagataaagttttgctctgtctcccaggctagagtgccgtggcatgatcttggttcactgcaacctctgccccccaaatccaagtgattctcctgcttcagcttcccaagtagctggggttacaggcatccaccaccacacccaggtgatttttgtatttttagtagagacagggtttggccatgttggacagtctgctcttgaactcctgacctcaagtgatccacccgccttggcctcccaaagtgctaagattataggcatgagccaccgcacctggctgtgtCTATCAACTTTTCTGCAGGCATTTCCTGAAGACTTACTGTGCACTAAGCCCTAcgcatttctctctctcccacaacacgtccatctctccatctctctttcgGAAAGACGGGATTtctcaatgttgcccaggctgttctcaaactcctggactcaagcgattctcctgccttggcctgtgtGTCTTCAGTTCCCTACTTCTCACTGCCTTTTTTTCTGTTCCGTCTCTGTGGCTCTCTCATGCTCACCCTTGTCTTCCCATGAATGcatccattaattcattcaactaTACCTGTCCAACATGCCCCGTCTCCCTCTCTGCCCCTGACCTCTGTTTTTTGGTGTCTTCTCctctcccttatttatttattcattcattcattcattcattcgttgagacagagtctggctctgtcgcccctgcctcagcctcccaagtagctggaattacaggtatgtgccaccacggcctggctaaatttttttttgtatttttagtagagacagggtttcaccatgttgactaggctggtcttgaactcctgacctcaggtgatccacccgcctcagcctcccaaagtgctggaattataggcatgagccatacaCACCTGGCCTCCTATCCCCCCTTATCTTTCTCTTCAACTCTCTTAGTCTCTGTCTCTGCTCTTTTCCTTTCTGAGTGTGTGTCTCTCAAGTTTCTCCGTCTCTATTTTAGTGTCTCTCAGTCTCTATCCCTTGCCCCATCTCCAAGCCtctcttcttctatttttctttctttgtgatggggtctcactatgttgcccaggctggtcttaaaatcctgggcttaggcagtcttcccacctcggcctcccgaagcacagagattaccagcatgagccactgcacctggcccctacctctttttctcctgctgtctctttctctctccagtactccttctctctctgcagaTATACGTACCTGCTAACTATagtgtctcttctctctctctgccttgtgTGCCCTCTCAGTGTCTCCAAGTGACTCTGCacacaaatctctctctctctctttctttctctctctctctccccatcaccCTTGGGAGCCCAGCCCACCTACCGAAACCGCTCCTGGCCAGCCGTGTCCCAAATCTGTAGCTTCACAGTCTTCCCACCCACGTTGACCACCCGGGATCCAAACTCCACGCCGATCGTGTGGTTGGAGTCCTGTTTGACTGGGAGTGGGAGGAACAGAAGGGGCAGTgcagggagagaggaggcagCTGAGAGGATCCCCCATCCTCCAAGGCCCTCTCAGTCTCTACAAACCCATTCTCATTGCTGGAGTGACTGAGGCCAAGGAGAACCTAGTAAAGGACATACGACAAAGCAAAGGCCAAAAAGCCAGCACTGGACTTGTACTACCTAtggccagccctgccctccccaaCAACTGCCCACCTGCccgcaccatgcccagcacagggTTCCCACTGCGGGAAACTCACACTTATTCTCAATGAACTGATGAAGGAGACATGATTTGCCAGTTCCTGCACTGCCGATCACCAGGAATTTGAAGAGGAAGTCTGACCAGATGGAGTCAAAATCAGGGATACCCACAGGGAGAGAAAGATACAAGGGAAAAAGCTGGAATCCAATCCAATCTCTCCCTCTAACCTTCATGGTTAGAGGGAgagaacacacacagacacaatgcAATAGGTAACAGTAACAGATAGCTCTTATGTAGTActtcccatgtgccaggcacattgtatatatgtttttcaacttttattttaggtacaaggggtacatgtgcaggtttgttacatgggtaaattgtgtgttgttGTGGGCCAGGCATAGTTCTAAAGGTCTTTACTCACATCAACAGCTCACATCATCCTCAAGAAAACTCTATGAAGGAGGTAGACTaaaaattattcccatttttccaCATGAGGAAGCAGGCCAGAGAGGTTAACTGAATTGCCCAAAGTGACACAGCTAGGCAGAagtgagattcaaacccaggacaAGGGGCTCCAGAGTCCCACATCTTAGCTGTTTCGTCCCTAAAATCTCTTGAAAGCTATCTAATCAAGGA
This genomic interval from Saimiri boliviensis isolate mSaiBol1 chromosome 14, mSaiBol1.pri, whole genome shotgun sequence contains the following:
- the RAB4B gene encoding ras-related protein Rab-4B, coding for MAETYDFLFKFLVIGSAGTGKSCLLHQFIENKFKQDSNHTIGVEFGSRVVNVGGKTVKLQIWDTAGQERFRSVTRSYYRGAAGALLVYDITSRETYNSLAAWLTDARTLASPNIVVILCGNKKDLDPEREVTFLEASRFAQENELMFLETSALTGENVEEAFLKCARTILNKIDSGELDPERMGSGIQYGDASLRQLRQPRSAQAVAPQPCGC